Proteins encoded in a region of the Ursus arctos isolate Adak ecotype North America unplaced genomic scaffold, UrsArc2.0 scaffold_2, whole genome shotgun sequence genome:
- the SRL gene encoding sarcalumenin isoform X5 — protein MLGKRTPKVKTRGPSWTDKRAQSWCWRGPGEEVEDVSEEAPMRDRSHIEKTLMLNEDKPVDDYSVVLQRLRKIYHSSIKPLEQSYKYNELRQHEITDGEITSKPMVLFLGPWSVGKSTMINYLLGLENTRYQLYTGAEPTTSEFTVLMHGPKLKTIEGIVMAADSARSFSPLEKFGQNFLEKLIGIEVPHKLLERVTFVDTPGIIENRKQQERGYPFNDVCQWFIDRADLIFVVFDPTKLDVGLELEMLFRQLKGRESQIRIILNKADNLATQMLMRVYGALFWSLAPLINVTEPPRVYVSSFWPQDYKPDTHRDLFLKEEISLLEDLNQVIENRLENKIAFIRQHAIRVRIHALLVDRYLQTYKDKMTFFSDGELVFKDIVEDPDKFYIFKTILAKTNVSKFDLPNREAYKDFFGINPISSFKLLSQQCSYMGGCFLEKIERAITQELPGLLGSLGLGKNPGALNCDKTGCGETPKNRYKKH, from the exons AAGAGGTGGAGGATGTGAGTGAAGAAGCCCCGATGAGGGACCGCTCCCACATTGAGAAAACTTTGATGCTGAATGAGGACAAGCCAGTGGATGATTACTCTG TGGTGCTGCAGCGGCTTCGAAAGATCTACCACTCATCCATCAAGCCCCTGGAGCAGTCTTACAAGTACAACGAGCTTCGGCAGCATGAGATCACAG ATGGGGAGATTACTTCCAAGCCCATGGTGCTGTTCCTGGGACCGTGGAGTGTTGGCAAGTCCACCATGATAAACTACCTCCTCGGGTTGGAAAACACTCGCTACCAGCTCTATACAG GTGCCGAGCCCACCACCTCTGAGTTCACTGTCCTCATGCACGGACCCAAGCTGAAAACCATCGAGGGTATTGTCATGGCTGCCGACAGCGCCCGGTCCTTCTCACCCCTCGAGAAATTTGGCCAGAATTTCCTAGAGAAGCTAATTGGCATCGAGGTTCCCCACAAACTTCTGGAGCGGGTCACTTTTGTGGATACACCAGGCATCATTGAGAACCGCAAGCAGCAAGAAAGAG GTTACCCCTTCAATGATGTGTGCCAGTGGTTCATCGACAGAGCGGACCTCATCTTTGTTGTCTTTGACCCCACCAAGTTGGATGTGGGTCTGGAGCTGGAGATGCTCTTCCGCCAGCTGAAGGGACGTGAGTCTCAGATCAGGATCATCCTGAACAAGGCCGACAACCTGGCCACGCAGATGCTCATGCGGGTCTATGGGGCCCTCTTCTGGAGCTTGGCCCCACTCATCAACGTCACAGAGCCCCCCAGGGTTTACGTCAGCTCCTTCTGGCCACAAGACTACAAGCCTGATACCCACCGGGACCTGTTTCTCAAGGAAGAGATCTCTCTCCTGGAAGACCTGAACCAGGTGATCGAGAACAGGCTGGAGAACAAGATCGCCTTCATCCGCCAGCATGCCATCCGGGTCCGCATTCACGCCCTCCTTGTCGACCGCTATCTGCAGACTTACAAGGACAAAATGACCTTCTTCAGCGATGGAGAGCTGGTCTTTAAGGACATTGTGGAAGACCCTGACAAATTCTACATCTTCAAGACCATCCTGGCAAAGACCAATGTCAGCAAGTTTGACCTTCCCAACCGCGAGGCCTACAAGGACTTCTTTGGCATCAACCCGATCTCCAGTTTCAAGCTGCTGTCTCAGCAGTGCTCCTATATGGGGGGCTGCTTCCTGGAGAAGATTGAGCGGGCCATCACACAAGAGCTTCCCGGCCTCCTGGGAAGCCTCGGGCTAGGGAAGAATCCAGGTGCTCTCAACTGTGACAAAACAGGGTGTGGCGAAACCCCAAAGAATCGCTATAAGAAACACTAG
- the SRL gene encoding sarcalumenin isoform X8, whose product MRDRSHIEKTLMLNEDKPVDDYSVVLQRLRKIYHSSIKPLEQSYKYNELRQHEITDGEITSKPMVLFLGPWSVGKSTMINYLLGLENTRYQLYTGAEPTTSEFTVLMHGPKLKTIEGIVMAADSARSFSPLEKFGQNFLEKLIGIEVPHKLLERVTFVDTPGIIENRKQQERGYPFNDVCQWFIDRADLIFVVFDPTKLDVGLELEMLFRQLKGRESQIRIILNKADNLATQMLMRVYGALFWSLAPLINVTEPPRVYVSSFWPQDYKPDTHRDLFLKEEISLLEDLNQVIENRLENKIAFIRQHAIRVRIHALLVDRYLQTYKDKMTFFSDGELVFKDIVEDPDKFYIFKTILAKTNVSKFDLPNREAYKDFFGINPISSFKLLSQQCSYMGGCFLEKIERAITQELPGLLGSLGLGKNPGALNCDKTGCGETPKNRYKKH is encoded by the exons ATGAGGGACCGCTCCCACATTGAGAAAACTTTGATGCTGAATGAGGACAAGCCAGTGGATGATTACTCTG TGGTGCTGCAGCGGCTTCGAAAGATCTACCACTCATCCATCAAGCCCCTGGAGCAGTCTTACAAGTACAACGAGCTTCGGCAGCATGAGATCACAG ATGGGGAGATTACTTCCAAGCCCATGGTGCTGTTCCTGGGACCGTGGAGTGTTGGCAAGTCCACCATGATAAACTACCTCCTCGGGTTGGAAAACACTCGCTACCAGCTCTATACAG GTGCCGAGCCCACCACCTCTGAGTTCACTGTCCTCATGCACGGACCCAAGCTGAAAACCATCGAGGGTATTGTCATGGCTGCCGACAGCGCCCGGTCCTTCTCACCCCTCGAGAAATTTGGCCAGAATTTCCTAGAGAAGCTAATTGGCATCGAGGTTCCCCACAAACTTCTGGAGCGGGTCACTTTTGTGGATACACCAGGCATCATTGAGAACCGCAAGCAGCAAGAAAGAG GTTACCCCTTCAATGATGTGTGCCAGTGGTTCATCGACAGAGCGGACCTCATCTTTGTTGTCTTTGACCCCACCAAGTTGGATGTGGGTCTGGAGCTGGAGATGCTCTTCCGCCAGCTGAAGGGACGTGAGTCTCAGATCAGGATCATCCTGAACAAGGCCGACAACCTGGCCACGCAGATGCTCATGCGGGTCTATGGGGCCCTCTTCTGGAGCTTGGCCCCACTCATCAACGTCACAGAGCCCCCCAGGGTTTACGTCAGCTCCTTCTGGCCACAAGACTACAAGCCTGATACCCACCGGGACCTGTTTCTCAAGGAAGAGATCTCTCTCCTGGAAGACCTGAACCAGGTGATCGAGAACAGGCTGGAGAACAAGATCGCCTTCATCCGCCAGCATGCCATCCGGGTCCGCATTCACGCCCTCCTTGTCGACCGCTATCTGCAGACTTACAAGGACAAAATGACCTTCTTCAGCGATGGAGAGCTGGTCTTTAAGGACATTGTGGAAGACCCTGACAAATTCTACATCTTCAAGACCATCCTGGCAAAGACCAATGTCAGCAAGTTTGACCTTCCCAACCGCGAGGCCTACAAGGACTTCTTTGGCATCAACCCGATCTCCAGTTTCAAGCTGCTGTCTCAGCAGTGCTCCTATATGGGGGGCTGCTTCCTGGAGAAGATTGAGCGGGCCATCACACAAGAGCTTCCCGGCCTCCTGGGAAGCCTCGGGCTAGGGAAGAATCCAGGTGCTCTCAACTGTGACAAAACAGGGTGTGGCGAAACCCCAAAGAATCGCTATAAGAAACACTAG
- the SRL gene encoding sarcalumenin isoform X7 → MRTLVLLCCFVASLLLPGQTEVEDVSEEAPMRDRSHIEKTLMLNEDKPVDDYSVVLQRLRKIYHSSIKPLEQSYKYNELRQHEITDGEITSKPMVLFLGPWSVGKSTMINYLLGLENTRYQLYTGAEPTTSEFTVLMHGPKLKTIEGIVMAADSARSFSPLEKFGQNFLEKLIGIEVPHKLLERVTFVDTPGIIENRKQQERGYPFNDVCQWFIDRADLIFVVFDPTKLDVGLELEMLFRQLKGRESQIRIILNKADNLATQMLMRVYGALFWSLAPLINVTEPPRVYVSSFWPQDYKPDTHRDLFLKEEISLLEDLNQVIENRLENKIAFIRQHAIRVRIHALLVDRYLQTYKDKMTFFSDGELVFKDIVEDPDKFYIFKTILAKTNVSKFDLPNREAYKDFFGINPISSFKLLSQQCSYMGGCFLEKIERAITQELPGLLGSLGLGKNPGALNCDKTGCGETPKNRYKKH, encoded by the exons AGGTGGAGGATGTGAGTGAAGAAGCCCCGATGAGGGACCGCTCCCACATTGAGAAAACTTTGATGCTGAATGAGGACAAGCCAGTGGATGATTACTCTG TGGTGCTGCAGCGGCTTCGAAAGATCTACCACTCATCCATCAAGCCCCTGGAGCAGTCTTACAAGTACAACGAGCTTCGGCAGCATGAGATCACAG ATGGGGAGATTACTTCCAAGCCCATGGTGCTGTTCCTGGGACCGTGGAGTGTTGGCAAGTCCACCATGATAAACTACCTCCTCGGGTTGGAAAACACTCGCTACCAGCTCTATACAG GTGCCGAGCCCACCACCTCTGAGTTCACTGTCCTCATGCACGGACCCAAGCTGAAAACCATCGAGGGTATTGTCATGGCTGCCGACAGCGCCCGGTCCTTCTCACCCCTCGAGAAATTTGGCCAGAATTTCCTAGAGAAGCTAATTGGCATCGAGGTTCCCCACAAACTTCTGGAGCGGGTCACTTTTGTGGATACACCAGGCATCATTGAGAACCGCAAGCAGCAAGAAAGAG GTTACCCCTTCAATGATGTGTGCCAGTGGTTCATCGACAGAGCGGACCTCATCTTTGTTGTCTTTGACCCCACCAAGTTGGATGTGGGTCTGGAGCTGGAGATGCTCTTCCGCCAGCTGAAGGGACGTGAGTCTCAGATCAGGATCATCCTGAACAAGGCCGACAACCTGGCCACGCAGATGCTCATGCGGGTCTATGGGGCCCTCTTCTGGAGCTTGGCCCCACTCATCAACGTCACAGAGCCCCCCAGGGTTTACGTCAGCTCCTTCTGGCCACAAGACTACAAGCCTGATACCCACCGGGACCTGTTTCTCAAGGAAGAGATCTCTCTCCTGGAAGACCTGAACCAGGTGATCGAGAACAGGCTGGAGAACAAGATCGCCTTCATCCGCCAGCATGCCATCCGGGTCCGCATTCACGCCCTCCTTGTCGACCGCTATCTGCAGACTTACAAGGACAAAATGACCTTCTTCAGCGATGGAGAGCTGGTCTTTAAGGACATTGTGGAAGACCCTGACAAATTCTACATCTTCAAGACCATCCTGGCAAAGACCAATGTCAGCAAGTTTGACCTTCCCAACCGCGAGGCCTACAAGGACTTCTTTGGCATCAACCCGATCTCCAGTTTCAAGCTGCTGTCTCAGCAGTGCTCCTATATGGGGGGCTGCTTCCTGGAGAAGATTGAGCGGGCCATCACACAAGAGCTTCCCGGCCTCCTGGGAAGCCTCGGGCTAGGGAAGAATCCAGGTGCTCTCAACTGTGACAAAACAGGGTGTGGCGAAACCCCAAAGAATCGCTATAAGAAACACTAG
- the SRL gene encoding sarcalumenin isoform X6 gives MRTLVLLCCFVASLLLPGQTEEVEDVSEEAPMRDRSHIEKTLMLNEDKPVDDYSVVLQRLRKIYHSSIKPLEQSYKYNELRQHEITDGEITSKPMVLFLGPWSVGKSTMINYLLGLENTRYQLYTGAEPTTSEFTVLMHGPKLKTIEGIVMAADSARSFSPLEKFGQNFLEKLIGIEVPHKLLERVTFVDTPGIIENRKQQERGYPFNDVCQWFIDRADLIFVVFDPTKLDVGLELEMLFRQLKGRESQIRIILNKADNLATQMLMRVYGALFWSLAPLINVTEPPRVYVSSFWPQDYKPDTHRDLFLKEEISLLEDLNQVIENRLENKIAFIRQHAIRVRIHALLVDRYLQTYKDKMTFFSDGELVFKDIVEDPDKFYIFKTILAKTNVSKFDLPNREAYKDFFGINPISSFKLLSQQCSYMGGCFLEKIERAITQELPGLLGSLGLGKNPGALNCDKTGCGETPKNRYKKH, from the exons AAGAGGTGGAGGATGTGAGTGAAGAAGCCCCGATGAGGGACCGCTCCCACATTGAGAAAACTTTGATGCTGAATGAGGACAAGCCAGTGGATGATTACTCTG TGGTGCTGCAGCGGCTTCGAAAGATCTACCACTCATCCATCAAGCCCCTGGAGCAGTCTTACAAGTACAACGAGCTTCGGCAGCATGAGATCACAG ATGGGGAGATTACTTCCAAGCCCATGGTGCTGTTCCTGGGACCGTGGAGTGTTGGCAAGTCCACCATGATAAACTACCTCCTCGGGTTGGAAAACACTCGCTACCAGCTCTATACAG GTGCCGAGCCCACCACCTCTGAGTTCACTGTCCTCATGCACGGACCCAAGCTGAAAACCATCGAGGGTATTGTCATGGCTGCCGACAGCGCCCGGTCCTTCTCACCCCTCGAGAAATTTGGCCAGAATTTCCTAGAGAAGCTAATTGGCATCGAGGTTCCCCACAAACTTCTGGAGCGGGTCACTTTTGTGGATACACCAGGCATCATTGAGAACCGCAAGCAGCAAGAAAGAG GTTACCCCTTCAATGATGTGTGCCAGTGGTTCATCGACAGAGCGGACCTCATCTTTGTTGTCTTTGACCCCACCAAGTTGGATGTGGGTCTGGAGCTGGAGATGCTCTTCCGCCAGCTGAAGGGACGTGAGTCTCAGATCAGGATCATCCTGAACAAGGCCGACAACCTGGCCACGCAGATGCTCATGCGGGTCTATGGGGCCCTCTTCTGGAGCTTGGCCCCACTCATCAACGTCACAGAGCCCCCCAGGGTTTACGTCAGCTCCTTCTGGCCACAAGACTACAAGCCTGATACCCACCGGGACCTGTTTCTCAAGGAAGAGATCTCTCTCCTGGAAGACCTGAACCAGGTGATCGAGAACAGGCTGGAGAACAAGATCGCCTTCATCCGCCAGCATGCCATCCGGGTCCGCATTCACGCCCTCCTTGTCGACCGCTATCTGCAGACTTACAAGGACAAAATGACCTTCTTCAGCGATGGAGAGCTGGTCTTTAAGGACATTGTGGAAGACCCTGACAAATTCTACATCTTCAAGACCATCCTGGCAAAGACCAATGTCAGCAAGTTTGACCTTCCCAACCGCGAGGCCTACAAGGACTTCTTTGGCATCAACCCGATCTCCAGTTTCAAGCTGCTGTCTCAGCAGTGCTCCTATATGGGGGGCTGCTTCCTGGAGAAGATTGAGCGGGCCATCACACAAGAGCTTCCCGGCCTCCTGGGAAGCCTCGGGCTAGGGAAGAATCCAGGTGCTCTCAACTGTGACAAAACAGGGTGTGGCGAAACCCCAAAGAATCGCTATAAGAAACACTAG
- the SRL gene encoding sarcalumenin isoform X4 — protein sequence MRTLVLLCCFVASLLLPGQTELQVSASGGTEDVGNLLENHFSAGEASLEEKERALYAEAAPREKTLLLHSPDGREAESSEQTAAGAPAGAGPGSGPEASLSNASASESAAPGDPAGPGEEEEGPPGASTLPTEGEGGPGEELGLGEDPGQEGAAGEAEGQAGSGVVPEEVEEVLGDHPVQGVAGGTAQPEGLGASPGMEVTEVHAPETRQEDNPGPDRGPEVPDGVLDTDTATKEGAEDQGEPSTSPASETGHAQSFEAGGTQEGQPPEAQAPGLTEEGLDEASSEEESGDHSGGEEEGAASEESEEDSGDGESSEEAGDGSEEAGEPQEAAGTESPGDEGTQLSTEELNTGPEGDEAEEPKEGPQEVEDVSEEAPMRDRSHIEKTLMLNEDKPVDDYSVVLQRLRKIYHSSIKPLEQSYKYNELRQHEITDGEITSKPMVLFLGPWSVGKSTMINYLLGLENTRYQLYTGAEPTTSEFTVLMHGPKLKTIEGIVMAADSARSFSPLEKFGQNFLEKLIGIEVPHKLLERVTFVDTPGIIENRKQQERGYPFNDVCQWFIDRADLIFVVFDPTKLDVGLELEMLFRQLKGRESQIRIILNKADNLATQMLMRVYGALFWSLAPLINVTEPPRVYVSSFWPQDYKPDTHRDLFLKEEISLLEDLNQVIENRLENKIAFIRQHAIRVRIHALLVDRYLQTYKDKMTFFSDGELVFKDIVEDPDKFYIFKTILAKTNVSKFDLPNREAYKDFFGINPISSFKLLSQQCSYMGGCFLEKIERAITQELPGLLGSLGLGKNPGALNCDKTGCGETPKNRYKKH from the exons AACTGCAAGTTTCCGCTTCGGGTGGCACAGAAGATGTTGGCAATTTGTTGGAGAATCATTTCTCTGCTGGAGAAGCAAGTctagaggagaaggaaagggcgCTTTATGCGGAGGCGGCCCCTCGAGAGAAGACCCTGCTCCTTCACTCCCCGGATGGCAGGGAGGCTGAGAGCTCGGAGCAGACAGCTGCTGGGGCCCCCGCCGGCGCAGGCCCGGGCTCTGGTCCCGAAGCCAGCCTCTCCAATGCCTCAGCCTCAGAGTCAGCTGCCCCCGGGGATCCTGCGGGacctggggaggaagaagagggccCACCGGGAGCCAGCACCCTTCCAACAGAAGGGGAGGGCGGGCCTGGGGAAGAGCTGGGGTTGGGAGAGGACCCAGGACAGGAGGGGGCTGCCGGGGAGGCTGAAGGGCAGGCTGGGAGTGGTGTGGTCCCTGAGGAAGTGGAGGAGGTCCTAGGGGACCACCCCGTGCAGGGGGTAGCAGGAGGGACTGCACAGCCGGAAGGCTTGGGGGCCTCTCCTGGCATGGAGGTCACAGAAGTCCACGCCCCTGAGACACGACAGGAGGACAACCCAGGGCCTGATCGGGGGCCAGAAGTGCCAGATGGAGTCTTGGACACGGACACAGCAACCAAGGAGGGGGCTGAGGACCAGGGGGAGCCCAGCACCAGCCCAGCCTCGGAGACCGGCCATGCACAGAGCTTTGAGGCAGGGGGCACCCAGGAGGGCCAGCCCCCCGAGGCCCAGGCACCAGGGCTAACTGAGGAGGGCCTGGACGAGGCCTCCTCTGAAGAAGAGAGCGGTGACCACAGTGGAGGCGAGGAGGAAGGAGCTGCATCCGAAGAATCTGAGGAGGACAGTGGCGACGGGGAGAGTTCAGAAGAAGCAGGGGATGGCTCAGAGGAAGCTGGGGAGCCCCAGGAAGCAGCAGGAACCGAGAGCCCTGGAGATGAGGGGACCCAGCTGAGCACTGAGGAATTGAATACAGGGCCCGAGGGGGATGAagcagaggagcctaaggagGGGCCTCAGG AGGTGGAGGATGTGAGTGAAGAAGCCCCGATGAGGGACCGCTCCCACATTGAGAAAACTTTGATGCTGAATGAGGACAAGCCAGTGGATGATTACTCTG TGGTGCTGCAGCGGCTTCGAAAGATCTACCACTCATCCATCAAGCCCCTGGAGCAGTCTTACAAGTACAACGAGCTTCGGCAGCATGAGATCACAG ATGGGGAGATTACTTCCAAGCCCATGGTGCTGTTCCTGGGACCGTGGAGTGTTGGCAAGTCCACCATGATAAACTACCTCCTCGGGTTGGAAAACACTCGCTACCAGCTCTATACAG GTGCCGAGCCCACCACCTCTGAGTTCACTGTCCTCATGCACGGACCCAAGCTGAAAACCATCGAGGGTATTGTCATGGCTGCCGACAGCGCCCGGTCCTTCTCACCCCTCGAGAAATTTGGCCAGAATTTCCTAGAGAAGCTAATTGGCATCGAGGTTCCCCACAAACTTCTGGAGCGGGTCACTTTTGTGGATACACCAGGCATCATTGAGAACCGCAAGCAGCAAGAAAGAG GTTACCCCTTCAATGATGTGTGCCAGTGGTTCATCGACAGAGCGGACCTCATCTTTGTTGTCTTTGACCCCACCAAGTTGGATGTGGGTCTGGAGCTGGAGATGCTCTTCCGCCAGCTGAAGGGACGTGAGTCTCAGATCAGGATCATCCTGAACAAGGCCGACAACCTGGCCACGCAGATGCTCATGCGGGTCTATGGGGCCCTCTTCTGGAGCTTGGCCCCACTCATCAACGTCACAGAGCCCCCCAGGGTTTACGTCAGCTCCTTCTGGCCACAAGACTACAAGCCTGATACCCACCGGGACCTGTTTCTCAAGGAAGAGATCTCTCTCCTGGAAGACCTGAACCAGGTGATCGAGAACAGGCTGGAGAACAAGATCGCCTTCATCCGCCAGCATGCCATCCGGGTCCGCATTCACGCCCTCCTTGTCGACCGCTATCTGCAGACTTACAAGGACAAAATGACCTTCTTCAGCGATGGAGAGCTGGTCTTTAAGGACATTGTGGAAGACCCTGACAAATTCTACATCTTCAAGACCATCCTGGCAAAGACCAATGTCAGCAAGTTTGACCTTCCCAACCGCGAGGCCTACAAGGACTTCTTTGGCATCAACCCGATCTCCAGTTTCAAGCTGCTGTCTCAGCAGTGCTCCTATATGGGGGGCTGCTTCCTGGAGAAGATTGAGCGGGCCATCACACAAGAGCTTCCCGGCCTCCTGGGAAGCCTCGGGCTAGGGAAGAATCCAGGTGCTCTCAACTGTGACAAAACAGGGTGTGGCGAAACCCCAAAGAATCGCTATAAGAAACACTAG
- the SRL gene encoding sarcalumenin isoform X3 → MRTLVLLCCFVASLLLPGQTELQVSASGGTEDVGNLLENHFSAGEASLEEKERALYAEAAPREKTLLLHSPDGREAESSEQTAAGAPAGAGPGSGPEASLSNASASESAAPGDPAGPGEEEEGPPGASTLPTEGEGGPGEELGLGEDPGQEGAAGEAEGQAGSGVVPEEVEEVLGDHPVQGVAGGTAQPEGLGASPGMEVTEVHAPETRQEDNPGPDRGPEVPDGVLDTDTATKEGAEDQGEPSTSPASETGHAQSFEAGGTQEGQPPEAQAPGLTEEGLDEASSEEESGDHSGGEEEGAASEESEEDSGDGESSEEAGDGSEEAGEPQEAAGTESPGDEGTQLSTEELNTGPEGDEAEEPKEGPQEEVEDVSEEAPMRDRSHIEKTLMLNEDKPVDDYSVVLQRLRKIYHSSIKPLEQSYKYNELRQHEITDGEITSKPMVLFLGPWSVGKSTMINYLLGLENTRYQLYTGAEPTTSEFTVLMHGPKLKTIEGIVMAADSARSFSPLEKFGQNFLEKLIGIEVPHKLLERVTFVDTPGIIENRKQQERGYPFNDVCQWFIDRADLIFVVFDPTKLDVGLELEMLFRQLKGRESQIRIILNKADNLATQMLMRVYGALFWSLAPLINVTEPPRVYVSSFWPQDYKPDTHRDLFLKEEISLLEDLNQVIENRLENKIAFIRQHAIRVRIHALLVDRYLQTYKDKMTFFSDGELVFKDIVEDPDKFYIFKTILAKTNVSKFDLPNREAYKDFFGINPISSFKLLSQQCSYMGGCFLEKIERAITQELPGLLGSLGLGKNPGALNCDKTGCGETPKNRYKKH, encoded by the exons AACTGCAAGTTTCCGCTTCGGGTGGCACAGAAGATGTTGGCAATTTGTTGGAGAATCATTTCTCTGCTGGAGAAGCAAGTctagaggagaaggaaagggcgCTTTATGCGGAGGCGGCCCCTCGAGAGAAGACCCTGCTCCTTCACTCCCCGGATGGCAGGGAGGCTGAGAGCTCGGAGCAGACAGCTGCTGGGGCCCCCGCCGGCGCAGGCCCGGGCTCTGGTCCCGAAGCCAGCCTCTCCAATGCCTCAGCCTCAGAGTCAGCTGCCCCCGGGGATCCTGCGGGacctggggaggaagaagagggccCACCGGGAGCCAGCACCCTTCCAACAGAAGGGGAGGGCGGGCCTGGGGAAGAGCTGGGGTTGGGAGAGGACCCAGGACAGGAGGGGGCTGCCGGGGAGGCTGAAGGGCAGGCTGGGAGTGGTGTGGTCCCTGAGGAAGTGGAGGAGGTCCTAGGGGACCACCCCGTGCAGGGGGTAGCAGGAGGGACTGCACAGCCGGAAGGCTTGGGGGCCTCTCCTGGCATGGAGGTCACAGAAGTCCACGCCCCTGAGACACGACAGGAGGACAACCCAGGGCCTGATCGGGGGCCAGAAGTGCCAGATGGAGTCTTGGACACGGACACAGCAACCAAGGAGGGGGCTGAGGACCAGGGGGAGCCCAGCACCAGCCCAGCCTCGGAGACCGGCCATGCACAGAGCTTTGAGGCAGGGGGCACCCAGGAGGGCCAGCCCCCCGAGGCCCAGGCACCAGGGCTAACTGAGGAGGGCCTGGACGAGGCCTCCTCTGAAGAAGAGAGCGGTGACCACAGTGGAGGCGAGGAGGAAGGAGCTGCATCCGAAGAATCTGAGGAGGACAGTGGCGACGGGGAGAGTTCAGAAGAAGCAGGGGATGGCTCAGAGGAAGCTGGGGAGCCCCAGGAAGCAGCAGGAACCGAGAGCCCTGGAGATGAGGGGACCCAGCTGAGCACTGAGGAATTGAATACAGGGCCCGAGGGGGATGAagcagaggagcctaaggagGGGCCTCAGG AAGAGGTGGAGGATGTGAGTGAAGAAGCCCCGATGAGGGACCGCTCCCACATTGAGAAAACTTTGATGCTGAATGAGGACAAGCCAGTGGATGATTACTCTG TGGTGCTGCAGCGGCTTCGAAAGATCTACCACTCATCCATCAAGCCCCTGGAGCAGTCTTACAAGTACAACGAGCTTCGGCAGCATGAGATCACAG ATGGGGAGATTACTTCCAAGCCCATGGTGCTGTTCCTGGGACCGTGGAGTGTTGGCAAGTCCACCATGATAAACTACCTCCTCGGGTTGGAAAACACTCGCTACCAGCTCTATACAG GTGCCGAGCCCACCACCTCTGAGTTCACTGTCCTCATGCACGGACCCAAGCTGAAAACCATCGAGGGTATTGTCATGGCTGCCGACAGCGCCCGGTCCTTCTCACCCCTCGAGAAATTTGGCCAGAATTTCCTAGAGAAGCTAATTGGCATCGAGGTTCCCCACAAACTTCTGGAGCGGGTCACTTTTGTGGATACACCAGGCATCATTGAGAACCGCAAGCAGCAAGAAAGAG GTTACCCCTTCAATGATGTGTGCCAGTGGTTCATCGACAGAGCGGACCTCATCTTTGTTGTCTTTGACCCCACCAAGTTGGATGTGGGTCTGGAGCTGGAGATGCTCTTCCGCCAGCTGAAGGGACGTGAGTCTCAGATCAGGATCATCCTGAACAAGGCCGACAACCTGGCCACGCAGATGCTCATGCGGGTCTATGGGGCCCTCTTCTGGAGCTTGGCCCCACTCATCAACGTCACAGAGCCCCCCAGGGTTTACGTCAGCTCCTTCTGGCCACAAGACTACAAGCCTGATACCCACCGGGACCTGTTTCTCAAGGAAGAGATCTCTCTCCTGGAAGACCTGAACCAGGTGATCGAGAACAGGCTGGAGAACAAGATCGCCTTCATCCGCCAGCATGCCATCCGGGTCCGCATTCACGCCCTCCTTGTCGACCGCTATCTGCAGACTTACAAGGACAAAATGACCTTCTTCAGCGATGGAGAGCTGGTCTTTAAGGACATTGTGGAAGACCCTGACAAATTCTACATCTTCAAGACCATCCTGGCAAAGACCAATGTCAGCAAGTTTGACCTTCCCAACCGCGAGGCCTACAAGGACTTCTTTGGCATCAACCCGATCTCCAGTTTCAAGCTGCTGTCTCAGCAGTGCTCCTATATGGGGGGCTGCTTCCTGGAGAAGATTGAGCGGGCCATCACACAAGAGCTTCCCGGCCTCCTGGGAAGCCTCGGGCTAGGGAAGAATCCAGGTGCTCTCAACTGTGACAAAACAGGGTGTGGCGAAACCCCAAAGAATCGCTATAAGAAACACTAG